One Paraburkholderia dioscoreae DNA segment encodes these proteins:
- a CDS encoding nicotinate-nucleotide adenylyltransferase — protein MKPNAHPVALPRRIGLLGGTFDPIHDGHLALARRFAHVLQLTELVLLPAGQPWQKSDVSPAVHRLAMTRAAASELVLPGTTVRVATDEIEHEGPTYTIDTLQRWREREGEDASIALLIGADQLVHLDTWRDWRRLFEFAHICAATRPGFDLTSIPPAVVQEIDARRARADVLQATPCGHLLIDTTLAFNVSATDIRAHLREQVNRRLALAGGEQQDQAASHVPTAVWDYILQHHLYHR, from the coding sequence CTGAAGCCGAACGCTCATCCTGTTGCCCTGCCTCGCCGGATCGGACTGCTCGGCGGCACCTTCGATCCGATCCACGACGGCCACCTCGCGCTCGCGCGGCGTTTCGCGCACGTGCTGCAACTGACCGAGCTCGTACTGTTGCCGGCCGGCCAGCCCTGGCAGAAATCGGATGTGTCGCCGGCCGTGCACCGGCTCGCCATGACACGCGCGGCGGCGAGCGAACTGGTGCTGCCGGGCACGACCGTGCGTGTCGCGACCGACGAGATCGAGCACGAAGGCCCGACTTACACGATCGACACGCTGCAACGCTGGCGTGAACGCGAAGGTGAGGACGCATCCATTGCGCTCCTGATCGGCGCGGATCAACTGGTACACCTCGACACCTGGCGCGACTGGCGGCGCCTGTTCGAGTTTGCCCATATCTGCGCGGCCACCCGGCCCGGCTTCGACCTCACGTCGATTCCGCCGGCGGTCGTTCAAGAAATCGACGCGCGCCGTGCCCGCGCCGACGTTCTGCAAGCCACGCCCTGCGGCCACTTGCTGATCGATACGACGCTTGCGTTCAACGTTTCGGCCACCGACATTCGCGCGCATCTGCGCGAGCAGGTGAACCGGCGGCTCGCCCTCGCGGGCGGCGAACAGCAAGACCAGGCGGCGAGCCATGTCCCCACTGCGGTGTGGGACTATATTCTTCAACATCATCTGTACCACCGGTAA
- the hemF gene encoding oxygen-dependent coproporphyrinogen oxidase — MTDSSYDAQAVRSWLQGLQTQIADALGAFDGTPFATDAWQRAPGEKLRGGGYTRILEGGNFFERAGIGFSDVAGDALPASASAARPQLAGRGFEAMGVSLVLHPHNPHCPTVHMNVRLLIATKAGEEPVFWFGGGMDLTPFYGYEEDAQHFHRTCRDALQPYGADLYPSFKRWCDEYFFLKHRNEPRGIGGIFFDDFSAPGFDQSFAMLRSVGDAFLKAYLPIIEKRRNIPYGQAERDFQAYRRGRYVEFNLVFDRGTLFGLQSGGRTESILMSMPPVVNWRYNWQPEPGTPEARLYSDFLVPREWV, encoded by the coding sequence ATGACCGATTCGAGCTACGACGCACAAGCCGTGCGCAGCTGGCTGCAAGGCCTGCAAACGCAGATCGCGGACGCGCTCGGCGCGTTCGACGGCACGCCGTTCGCGACCGACGCCTGGCAGCGCGCGCCCGGCGAAAAGCTGCGCGGCGGCGGCTACACGCGGATTCTCGAAGGCGGCAACTTCTTCGAGCGCGCCGGCATCGGCTTCTCGGACGTCGCGGGCGACGCCTTGCCGGCCTCGGCGAGCGCGGCGCGTCCGCAACTGGCCGGCCGCGGGTTCGAAGCAATGGGCGTGTCGCTCGTGCTGCACCCGCACAATCCGCACTGCCCGACCGTGCATATGAACGTGCGTCTGCTGATCGCGACCAAGGCCGGCGAAGAGCCCGTATTCTGGTTCGGCGGCGGCATGGATCTGACGCCGTTCTACGGTTACGAGGAAGACGCGCAGCATTTTCATCGCACCTGCCGCGACGCGCTGCAGCCTTATGGCGCGGACCTGTACCCGAGTTTCAAGCGCTGGTGCGACGAGTATTTCTTCCTCAAGCACCGCAACGAGCCGCGCGGCATTGGCGGGATTTTCTTCGACGATTTTTCGGCACCGGGCTTCGATCAATCGTTCGCGATGCTCAGGAGCGTGGGCGACGCGTTCCTCAAGGCCTACCTGCCGATCATCGAAAAGCGCCGCAACATTCCGTACGGTCAGGCCGAGCGCGATTTCCAGGCTTACCGGCGCGGACGCTACGTCGAGTTCAATCTGGTCTTCGACCGTGGCACACTGTTCGGGCTGCAAAGCGGCGGACGCACCGAGTCAATCCTGATGTCCATGCCGCCTGTGGTGAACTGGCGCTACAACTGGCAGCCCGAACCGGGCACGCCGGAAGCGCGTCTTTATAGCGATTTTCTCGTGCCGCGCGAGTGGGTGTGA